ttgaatacttataaataatagcagAGTAACTGATGTCTACAGCTGGGCGGCAAGCGCAGCCGCTCTCCTTCCCGCGCGGGCTCCGTCTCGGGCTCCATCTCAGGCACCACGAGCACGTGGCCGCTGCCATCGCTGGGCCACGCGTCGCTCGGCATCCCGCACACGTTCGAGGTGCACTCCTACACGCGGCCCACAGTCTGCCGCCACTGCAAGAAACTGCTGCGCGGCCTGTTCAAGCAGGGGCTGCAGTGTCGGGACTGTCACTACAACGCGCACAGAAAGTGTCTCCCCTTCGTGCCCAAGGACTGTGGGGGGGAGATACGGGATCCACACGGTGAGTCATATactttatacttagtctggccataaatactgttacacttaattataaaaaaatattacatttgaatttcgaatctgtcatttttatacgattgttcattgtgttttctcattttggcgccaatacattgtaaaatattttgcgatattaaaatggtgtggggtgataaagagaaccgaatcgctgtgatagcattacacaaagtaggtatggagccaaatgcaatttttaaaactctccatacacttggtattagtaaaatgtttgtgtaccgggctattaataggtacaatgagacctcctctgtttgtgacagaaaagatctggccgtccacgtagtgttcgtacgaaaaaggtggtcaaagcagtaagggaaagaattcgaagaaatcctgtccgaaagcaaaagattttatctcgggaaatgaagatagcacctagaaccatgtcgcgtattttaaaagatgacttaggacttgcagcctataagagacgcactggccatttcttaactgataatttaaagaagaatagggtggtaaaatcgaaacaactactgaagcggtacgcaaagggaggtcacagaaaaattttgtttacggatgagaaaatttttacaattgagcaacattttaacaaacaaaatgaccgtatttatgctcaaagctctaaggaagcttcccaattagtcgacagagtgcaacgtggacattatccgacttcagtgatggtttggtggggtgttagctatgaaggagtgactgagccatatttttgtgaaaagagatcaaaacatcggcacaagtgtatcaagataccattcttgagaaggtagttaagccccttaacatcaccatgttcaataaccaagtatggtccttccagcaagactcggcgccgggtcataaagctcggtccacgcagtcttggttggaatcgaacgtttcggacttcatcagagctgaagactggccgtcgtctagtcccgatcttaatccgctggattatgatttgtggtcagttttagagagtacagcttgctctaaacgccatgataatttggagtccctaaaacaatctatacgattggcagtgaagaattttcccatggaaagagtgcgtgcttctattgataactggcctcatcgtttaaaggactgtattgcagccaatggagaccacttcgaataagctttttatatttttaattgttttatatttatgtattaaactgacacactgtaaaagtaataaatgttatttgcagttaacaattttcttttttctttattacaatatttatggcaagactaggtatattactataatatttgcCTGTATATAGGCTCGCTTGCTCAAACACGGTTAGCTAAAATGCCCCGGTCTGACTATAGTCCTGTATTCGTTGAGTAGTCTAGCATTTAACTAATGGGTTCTATTCCCGATCAGGCTAAACTGTATGGGATTATGTTGTACAGTTTACTCGAATATTGATCTTCCGAGTAGAGCTAAGGCAGACAGCTGCACGAATCGTTTATGCATGCGTTAAAGAAGCGTGTCTCGCTGATCCTACATTGAAATGGCATATAAGCAAGATATCCATTGCATAAGACCTCTATTGATATCTCGCTACTGAGTTCGGACTTTCCCTTCTGAGAAGGGTAGCATTTCTATCAGAGAGTGCCTTATTAGGGGGTCGAATGTCACTTCACCACACCGTGTGGAAACCGCTAGGCTTGCACACCACCACCACCAATAAGATACGATTAATCAAATAATAACATCGGAAGATGGAAATACTGACAGTCCACTTACCTCCATAGTAAAATCTGAAGTTAGTTATATATGTCCAGGTGAAGCGGACAGCAGCACGGGCAGCGAGTTGTCGGAGACCGCGCGTCTGCCCGACGAGTCGGACGACGAGACCACGCCTGACGCCGCCGAGTCCAAAGCGGAAGATGAGGTAATGCAAGCTTCTACACACATGACGATGAACATCATGGCATATTTGGTCGCTGGCAGGGTATTTAGAGTTTTAAATTGAGGAGGTGCCGCTTTCGATGCTCAAGTTCTACAACTTCATGTGTCTATCTATTCGACtgatattgattaatattaaaatgaatagttTGTCCAACATGTGTAAGTAATGAAAAGTGTTCCGACCACATTATTCGAATAGTAAAACTAAACCATTGTTCCATCTAGCAGTCGCATCCAGGTTCATCCAGTCCACGATCCATATACCTGCTCTCTACTTAACCGAGGAATTGATATCCtatcttaaggtggtagctcaaggtccattttcatacattttgtttcggctttaatctgggtaactaaacaagtattggcaagtaaagaatttaaattcacgtctagttagtgattagttctcgcagttgaagaaaaacgtaaaaataattaataatcatggatatttctgcctttaaaatttcgtcatattaaattttaaaggccgaaatatccatgattattaattatttttacatttttcttcaactgcgagaactaatcactaactagacgtgaatttaaattctttacttgccaatacttgtttagttacccagattaaaagccgaaacaaaatgtatgaaaatggaccttgagctaccaccttaagacataaatatattttccaaacCTTAATATACTTATGTGTTGACTTTATCATAAGTAAAGCATAAAATggaaatctttaattttaatctaataattcaattaacaaCGTCTGGTTCCAGGTACAACTGCGGCGCCCGCGCGAGGAGGACGCGGACGAGCCGCAGCGCGACACACTGCCGGAGCGGTCCGCCAGCCGGCCCAGCAGGTGAGtggcgcggggcgcggggcgTGTGTGTCGCGGGGTGGCGGGTCGCCTCTTGTCTCTGCTTCAAACTTGTGCTGTTAGCTTGGGTTTTTTACAGGatttacatgtatatttttttttattcgtcgtCCATACTGTCATTTttcaaatgataaaaaaaatattataagtattttgagtATGGTCGTAATGTTGGCTTGGGATTTTACTGTGTTGGGTTTGTGAGTTTGGTTACGTGTTCTTGTTCTGTGATGTTTTTCTTATATATGTATTATCAATTTTCTTGTTTCATCTTACTTATCTAGACTTTGATTAAGTCTTAGAGCAGCCAACTGAACTTGAGAACGATTAAtcaaataatagattttattgatCAAAAACACGTTGATTCTAAATTACAATCGATGTTAGGGTTGAATCGATCCAGCGCATACGCGTATCCAGGAGGGTAAGGATTTCAAGTACTAATTGATTGGTTTTGGCATTTTCAAGACAATCTGTTATTTTttccaattaatattttttgacacCCTCTTAACCCACACCTTATCTTGGCTATGGCCGTGATCCAGTGGATCAATATCttatgataaaattaatgtaaatccacaatatacaaaacaaaaaggagTGCTACCTATATACAAAATTCGATTTAAATATATGCTGCAGGATCAGATTACCAGGGTGAAAATAGCCtgtatgttaatctaggacacgGTCTATTGATACGCCAAATTGTATTCCAAATCTGTTTAACGGTTTTGGCGataacttgtaacaaacatccaaacgtcttcacaaactttataatttactgTATTACTGAGATAAGAAGTACCTTTAAGACTACCAATAAAATCTCAAACAAGACAGGTAAAAATATCGATCTGTTAAACATCGAGTTTTTTAtgaatcgatttttaaaatcgatGTTCAGGAATAACCCCCTTCGCGTACCCCCATCCCCCGCCCAGGAGGATCTGACGTGCGCACACGTTGCAGCTCTTCGTCGTCGCCCAGCGCCAATATTCCACTCATGCGCATCGTGCAGTCGGTCAAACACACCAAGAAGAGGGAGGGGCAGTGGCTCAAGGAGGGATGGCTGGTTCACTTCACAAATAAGGACAAAACTGTGAGTTCATTTACTTTTAGTAATCTTTTGGAAAaatcataacattaaaattcatttaactTCAAAGCTGAGATGGGTTTGATGAGGTTATCAAGTAACCTGTGATtcttttagtataataattattaccgcAGTGCAGTATAGTGCCCAAGCATAGTGCGCTGACCTTGGAGCGGCGCAGTATTGATCAAACCAGGACTATGTTTAGGGTCATGCCTAGGCATAGGTATAAAACTTCACATCGGAAGCATAAAAGGCTAATAACCACACTGCCGCAGTGACGCTCTTCGAATTGGAAACGGCAGCGAGGTGTGAAGTAATAATGCTTCCAGTTGCTATGGGTAACGTCCCTAAGATATACCAGCAATTCGTTGTGGTAACACATGAACCCTGGCATATAGACACTAATACCGCCTAAGAGTAATAACCCATGCAGTCGGCCAATTCTGAGTCAACTATGGTACTGCACACAACCTTTTATAGCTATTTAtggtgtttattatattatccttCGTCTTTCCATTCAGATAAAACGTCAGTACTGGCGGCTGGACAGCAAGTCGATAACGTTGTTCACGTCGGAACAGGGCACCAAGTACTACAAGGAGATCCCATTAAATGAGATCCTCGCCATAGACACCGCCAGGCAGCCGCATTCAGGTATGATTAGTATGCTTAATAACCgcaaaagaataattaatgaatacgCTAGTTTACTgtgataatttttatcattataaaatatccaaCAGAGTTTAAATAactgttttgaatttttactgAATGGATTCTAttgatttttcatttatttctcgATGATTTTAGGTCCTTCGATAATGATATTGACAGTACGAAATgccaaaaaaaaagttttttaagtaatttttattctcaCTATTCTCGACCCCCTGTAATACTGTCTCCAGTATTACAGGGGTCGAGCCGATACTATTACTATTTAGGTATTAGGTACTATTTATTACTAAGAAACTGGTTATATGTAAtgaattagtcgaaaacaaacacggttttactcaagTTATAAAATACTACTTTATAACGTAAGTAAAAGCGTGTTTGATTTCAAATAGTATAAtaatgtctcgcgtaagttttaatacaaataatgaaGTTTTTATGACATGACATGTCTGTTACATTATGTGCCGGCAGACGTGATGCACTGCTTCGAGCTGCGCACGGCCAACGTGGACTACATGGTGGGCGTGGAGGaggcgtgcggcggcgcggcgggcgcgggcgcggcgggcgcgggcggggtGGCGGGCGCGCTGCCGCCGCCCGACTCGGGCGTGGGCGCGTACGTGGCGCGCTCGTGGGAGACCGCTCTGTGCGACACGCGCTGCTGCCCGTCACGCACCACGCAGGTACACGCGGGGTGCTCAGCACCGACACTACATTGTTCAAAAGCTGCGCATACATGGCGGAACGCAGCGCAGAATtgtttttactgtcaaactgttatcgacattgtctttattgaaataaaattcaaaatccattgacacaaaaatgttatacaatttattgataAGTTGTTACTGGTTCAGTTATTTTCCTActtcttacaaaatatattgtatttaaatcgTGTTAAAAACTTatgaaaatagttatttttattaaaacttgcaTCTCACCATAACCTGGATGTGTGGTCGTCAGCGGAGGGCGTGGGTGCGGCGGCGCGCACGGGTCGGAGGCGGAGGGCGCGGAGGGCGGCTGCGCGGGCGGGCGCGGCACGGAGATGGCGCAGCTGTACCAGATCCACCCCGACGAGGTGCTGGGCTCGGGGCAGTTCGGCATCGTGTACGGCGGCCTGCACCGCCGCACGCAGCGACCCGTCGCCATCAAGGTACCCTCGGCCACGAGACTATATTACAGTCCTTGAGGCAGGGTGACTGGAGATCTCCGAATATCATTTTGATTACTATGTACAGTCAGTCGTAAAAGTAGctcaacaaattcaaaacttcaaatctcATATTCATGTtaagttaaattgaaatttttgtttctgtgtaaaaaatattggtaataaGACAAAAGTATACAGcggaaattaaattttgaatttgttcaactagtAATGTGAATGATTGTTTCTACCTTCTCATCTCATTCTTATTCTTTAATTCCAGGTGATAGACAAACTTCGTTTCCCGACGAAACAAGAGGCCCAGCTGAAGAATGAAGTGGCGATCCTGCAGAACCTCTCCCACCCTGGCGTGGTGAACCTGGAGCGCATGTTCGAAACGCCCGAGAGGATCTTCGTGGTGATGGAAAAGCTGAAGGGCGACATGCTCGAGATGATCCTCTCGCACGAGAAGGGACGCCTGACCGAGCGGATTACTAAGTTCCTGGTCGCACAGGTTAGTAAGGAACACGTATTATGGAGAAGTAAGCAGGAGATGGAAAAATTTGTGGATTGATAGACAAGTTGACCATGGGTGGACATATAGGGCGATGGATGAATTAACGAATATACAGGTGGTGAGACGGACGGATGGACACGTGGACAAGACGTATACGCATTAAACCTGCTTGAGTGAATGGTTGTGCTAACGTCACCTCTGGTAccataagttttatttaaatgtaagaaaAGTGACCTCTTTTCAGCTCTAATCATCTCAACTATGTATCATCTTCCGACTGCTGTTCCAGATCCTGGTGGCGCTGAAGCACCTGCACGAGAAGAACATCGTGCACTGCGACCTGAAGCCGGAGAACGTGCTGCTGTCCACGGACGAGGAGTTCCCGCAGGTGAAGCTGTGCGACTTCGGGTTCGCGCGCATCATCGGCGAGAAGTCCTTCCGCCGCAGCGTCGTCGGCACGCCCGCCTACCTCGGTGCGTGCTCACCACTCACAGCGTCCTGCTCACCCAGCTAGCTAGTTCTCGCACCAATGTATTGCGCATGAACTGCCAAATGCGTTTACTCTAACAGCAATATTTCAATCTATACACATGCGACTCGCCGCAAGTCTTGTAAGCTTTAACATTTGTAGCAAACTAaattctgcaagttttcttgatAATCGTTTTaaagactgccttggtggcgtagtcaTATAACAGTAAGACTGCTGTCCTAAGGTTTCGTGTTTGACCACCGAATTTAAGTAATATTGGGTCTTTCAGAACTAGCCCGTAGTCTCGAATTGTGTCCAGAAAACAGTATTAGACACTCCTCTATATATAAATTCACACAACTGgcgcaataatatattatgtagatcaTGTCATCCATAAACTCGCGTGCCACTACTGTCCCTCATCGCCTACGATGCGCGTGAGCAGCACACGTGCACACGCACACGACGATGGATAGCGTCGGAGAAAGTGCTTGGATCAGTCACCTTACCGCCCAATACTTCCGCTTAAAAAATATTGGCGCACGTTGTCGTAGATGAAATGACCTGTAAACATCTCTCTCTTAAAAGGTAAAATGCGTAATGCTATGTATTTTCACAGCGCCGGAAGTGCTTCGGAACAAGGGCTACAATCGTTCATTAGACATGTGGTCTGTGGGCGTGATCATCTACGTGTCTCTCTCGGGCACGTTCCC
The Manduca sexta isolate Smith_Timp_Sample1 unplaced genomic scaffold, JHU_Msex_v1.0 HiC_scaffold_215, whole genome shotgun sequence DNA segment above includes these coding regions:
- the LOC119191952 gene encoding LOW QUALITY PROTEIN: serine/threonine-protein kinase D1-like (The sequence of the model RefSeq protein was modified relative to this genomic sequence to represent the inferred CDS: deleted 2 bases in 1 codon) produces the protein MEDEVTFMFQLGVVRDAAAAPYHLLTLAYLKELAVKFVHEKIPDNGLNRLADRILLFRHDYCSPNVLQLINSASDVTDETLVEIVLTANPVICDGGMDSLPILRPHALAVHSYKAPTFCDFCGEMLFGLVRQGLKCEGCGQNYHKRCAVKVPSNCASPAPAGAAGAAGACGAAGARRASHTRSPSRASTASHASHDDSLLGGKRSRSPSRAGSVSGSISGTTSTWPLPSLGHASLGIPHTFEVHSYTRPTVCRHCKKLLRGLFKQGLQCRDCHYNAHRKCLPFVPKDCGGEIRDPHGEADSSTGSELSETARLPDESDDETTPDAAESKAEDEVQLRRPREEDADEPQRDTLPERSASRPSSSSSSPSANIPLMRIVQSVKHTKKREGQWLKEGWLVHFTNKDKTIKRQYWRLDSKSITLFTSEQGTKYYKEIPLNEILAIDTARQPHSDVMHCFELRTANVDYMVGVEEACGGAAGAGAAGAGGVAGALPPPDSGVGAYVARSWETALRHALLPVTHHAGTRGVLSTDTTFGGRGCGGAHGSEAEGAEGGCAGGRGTEMAQLYQIHPDEVLGSGQFGIVYGGLHRRTQRPVAIKVIDKLRFPTKQEAQLKNEVAILQNLSHPGVVNLERMFETPERIFVVMEKLKGDMLEMILSHEKGRLTERITKFLVAQILVALKHLHEKNIVHCDLKPENVLLSTDEEFPQVKLCDFGFARIIGEKSFRRSVVGTPAYLAPEVLRNKGYNRSLDMWSVGVIIYVSLSGTFPFNEDEDINEQIQNAAFMYPPTPWREISAEAIDLINNLLQVKQRKRLSVDKSVAHAWLQTRQAFLDLRRLEQRVGARYLTHASDDHRWH